A window of the Bacillus toyonensis BCT-7112 genome harbors these coding sequences:
- a CDS encoding TcpD family membrane protein translates to MYMFNINHFVLGIGLEGFFEMMKTQGTYALYCAFIIVILIVAAKRAWGKAITLIVGGGIVVFFINKPDALKTIGTWLGGLFGV, encoded by the coding sequence ATGTATATGTTCAATATAAATCATTTTGTGTTAGGGATCGGGTTGGAAGGATTTTTCGAAATGATGAAGACACAAGGAACATACGCATTATATTGTGCGTTTATCATTGTTATCTTGATCGTAGCGGCAAAGCGTGCATGGGGAAAAGCGATCACGTTAATTGTTGGCGGCGGGATTGTTGTATTCTTCATTAACAAACCAGATGCATTAAAAACAATTGGAACGTGGTTAGGCGGATTGTTTGGCGTCTAA
- a CDS encoding TcpE family conjugal transfer membrane protein, whose translation MKEKGSNSIIVYCFGSYMNYMRRQYEIMGYRLPRAVTWRALGYFAAVEAGLVAFRFIPPFKWIFGDMIDQVWLMYYGVIPLFLVWGADKYKTDGKSLFSFVRSWITFRLRKHQSSRLVALPKFKKHVIRGHVCVQYDVKDIPIVHVSSEEEENDIHAYNLTFLPQKEEMKDVENDEQITIKAR comes from the coding sequence ATGAAAGAAAAAGGATCAAATTCTATTATTGTCTATTGTTTCGGAAGCTATATGAACTATATGCGAAGACAGTACGAAATTATGGGGTATCGTCTTCCGCGTGCGGTCACATGGAGGGCACTTGGTTATTTTGCGGCGGTAGAAGCGGGGCTTGTAGCCTTCCGCTTCATTCCTCCCTTTAAATGGATATTTGGGGATATGATCGATCAAGTTTGGCTCATGTATTATGGTGTGATTCCTCTTTTCCTCGTATGGGGCGCAGATAAATATAAAACAGATGGAAAATCACTTTTCTCTTTTGTTCGGTCCTGGATCACATTTCGTTTACGTAAGCATCAAAGTAGCCGATTAGTGGCCTTGCCGAAATTTAAAAAACATGTGATTCGTGGTCATGTGTGTGTGCAATATGATGTCAAAGATATACCAATCGTACATGTATCAAGTGAAGAAGAAGAGAACGACATACACGCTTATAACCTAACATTTTTACCCCAAAAGGAGGAAATGAAAGATGTTGAAAACGATGAACAGATCACCATTAAAGCACGTTGA
- a CDS encoding ATP-binding protein, whose amino-acid sequence MLKTMNRSPLKHVEKNLAFSTDGKVSAVYEVDGFEYDHQDESTKKVYYRNQLALFTHQEYDIHLLVIPRTTNSDEILDEHISTLKGPMAPTGRFLFKKVKEYLRNAAIAKENMEYRFFVLVQLNMEQKERQIRNPVVETWKFMKKVREGFAETAQNISGMNVTDILEEEIENYLEVEDVLFSQVRGAFHNTRRAKPSTTRFLFHHNFKRGMKELNRDQNWKVGSTVTLKNEEGKAVKVRRPDLQEMVHLTDTVIDESPGRSLILERQNEEGEIETSHVAFLAAKDMPEISAFPGGEWIYRIQSHSLKFPVEMSIRAYHLENQMVTQKLSNSELELNDQRQQAMVGGRTTDLTIDRKARGVKIVKDRFETTGAPGYELSVLFCVYAEDEKTLKSRVNTLITEYRKMKIELVNPYGEQLAYFYEFLPGSKRYNTDFKLFVEPGVLAQGMFGATTQIGDNQGFYIGKTKKLNRPVFIRPELAAKALDNIVTAFESLSVMFAGQTGKGKSFLMNLLAFWIVMSGGRAFIIDPKGDRTRWPELLPGFNEDTLQVWTLGKDKKDAGCLDPFRISATIEDAKSLALEILTFLSDVGLEDIRYDYLYKAIERVAKKEDACLTLVRKELEEMKKEPNLLPTELERLNALTNRLATLEGIQLGDLLFGRPGQDYRVLSLERPLQVLQIQHLRIPKSEEKNESVTDKLSRSILIALAAFGKSLMHSDRSIFKVYLQDEASSILKNKEGAASSDKIIREGRYHNIGLYLGTQNASDYQSENKEVANVGMKFCFALKYDKEAEEMLRYYNLPVTEENILMLRQLRRGEALFQDIFGRTAVVEIDPVFQELKTAFDSSTKTDEERAQQLA is encoded by the coding sequence ATGTTGAAAACGATGAACAGATCACCATTAAAGCACGTTGAAAAGAATTTAGCGTTTAGTACAGACGGAAAAGTATCCGCAGTATATGAAGTAGACGGATTCGAATACGATCATCAAGACGAAAGCACGAAAAAAGTATATTATCGCAATCAACTCGCTCTTTTTACCCATCAAGAATATGATATCCACTTGCTTGTGATTCCTCGTACAACAAATTCAGATGAAATTCTGGATGAACATATTTCCACTTTAAAAGGGCCGATGGCACCAACAGGACGCTTTCTTTTCAAAAAGGTAAAAGAATACTTACGAAATGCGGCCATTGCGAAAGAGAACATGGAATATCGCTTTTTCGTTTTAGTACAACTGAATATGGAACAGAAAGAAAGACAAATTCGTAACCCTGTCGTAGAAACATGGAAGTTTATGAAGAAGGTTAGAGAAGGATTTGCAGAGACAGCCCAAAACATATCGGGTATGAATGTGACAGATATTTTAGAAGAGGAAATTGAAAATTATTTAGAAGTAGAAGACGTGTTATTTAGCCAGGTTAGAGGGGCCTTTCATAATACAAGACGTGCGAAACCGTCAACAACGCGCTTTTTATTCCATCATAACTTCAAACGTGGCATGAAAGAACTGAATCGGGATCAAAACTGGAAAGTAGGTTCTACAGTTACCTTGAAAAATGAAGAAGGAAAGGCGGTAAAAGTACGTCGGCCAGATTTACAAGAAATGGTGCACTTAACGGATACGGTGATTGATGAAAGCCCAGGGCGTTCTCTTATACTCGAAAGACAAAATGAAGAAGGAGAAATCGAAACCTCTCATGTTGCTTTTCTTGCGGCGAAAGATATGCCCGAAATCTCGGCCTTTCCTGGTGGAGAGTGGATTTATCGCATTCAATCTCATTCGTTAAAGTTTCCTGTTGAAATGAGTATTCGAGCGTATCATTTAGAAAACCAGATGGTTACACAAAAACTCTCGAATAGTGAATTAGAATTAAACGATCAACGTCAACAAGCAATGGTAGGCGGCCGCACAACAGATTTAACAATTGATCGTAAAGCAAGGGGCGTCAAAATTGTAAAAGATCGATTTGAAACAACGGGAGCACCTGGATACGAACTAAGTGTACTGTTTTGCGTATATGCCGAAGATGAGAAAACATTAAAATCACGCGTCAATACGCTGATTACAGAATATCGCAAAATGAAAATTGAGTTAGTTAATCCATATGGAGAACAGCTTGCATACTTCTACGAGTTCTTACCAGGCTCGAAACGTTATAATACGGACTTTAAGTTATTTGTGGAACCAGGCGTACTTGCACAAGGAATGTTCGGGGCCACAACACAAATTGGAGATAATCAAGGGTTTTACATTGGCAAGACAAAGAAATTAAATCGTCCTGTTTTTATTCGTCCCGAACTAGCGGCGAAAGCATTAGATAACATTGTGACAGCGTTTGAAAGTTTATCGGTTATGTTTGCGGGGCAAACAGGGAAAGGGAAATCGTTCTTAATGAACTTACTCGCTTTCTGGATTGTTATGAGTGGCGGAAGGGCATTTATTATTGATCCTAAGGGCGATAGAACAAGGTGGCCAGAATTATTACCAGGGTTCAATGAGGATACCTTGCAAGTATGGACGCTTGGGAAGGATAAAAAGGATGCGGGCTGTTTAGACCCATTCCGAATAAGCGCAACGATAGAAGATGCGAAGAGTTTAGCACTTGAAATTTTGACGTTCCTATCGGATGTAGGATTAGAGGATATCCGATATGACTATTTATATAAAGCGATTGAACGAGTAGCGAAAAAAGAAGACGCATGTTTAACTTTGGTTCGTAAAGAACTAGAGGAAATGAAGAAAGAACCTAACTTATTGCCAACTGAATTAGAACGATTAAACGCACTTACAAATCGTTTAGCAACCTTAGAAGGCATCCAGCTAGGAGATTTATTGTTTGGTAGACCAGGTCAAGATTACCGCGTATTAAGCCTAGAACGTCCATTACAGGTATTACAAATTCAACATTTACGCATTCCGAAATCAGAGGAAAAGAATGAAAGTGTTACAGATAAATTATCTCGTAGTATCTTAATTGCATTAGCGGCATTTGGTAAATCCTTAATGCATTCCGACCGTAGTATTTTCAAAGTATACCTACAAGATGAGGCATCAAGTATTTTGAAAAATAAAGAGGGTGCGGCGTCTTCTGACAAAATCATTCGAGAAGGACGTTATCACAATATCGGCTTGTATTTAGGAACACAAAACGCATCCGATTATCAATCTGAAAATAAAGAGGTTGCCAATGTGGGTATGAAGTTCTGTTTTGCGCTGAAATATGATAAGGAAGCGGAAGAAATGTTGCGTTACTATAACTTACCGGTCACAGAAGAAAATATCTTAATGTTACGCCAGCTTAGACGCGGCGAAGCCTTGTTCCAGGATATTTTTGGCCGAACCGCGGTTGTAGAAATTGATCCTGTTTTCCAAGAATTAAAGACTGCATTTGATTCCTCTACGAAAACAGACGAAGAACGCGCACAACAATTGGCGTAA